In Aspergillus oryzae RIB40 DNA, chromosome 6, one genomic interval encodes:
- a CDS encoding isovaleryl-CoA dehydrogenase (isovaleryl-CoA dehydrogenase): MAAASRLPFLFRSTSRSLGSIRKPLIQIPASRTFASKHPKGFVPPTEDELLELRERVQEFTRREITEEVAAKTDAQNEFPAEMWKKLGDAGFLGITANEDYGGLGMGYQAHCIVMEELSRASGSIALSYAAHSQLCVNQLSLNGSPEQKERFLPGLLSGDKIGALAMSEHSAGSDVVSMKTTAKEVDGGYVLNGTKMWITNGPDADFIVVYAKTEPQKGSKGITAFVVEKTFDGFSCARKLDKLGMRGSNTGELIFEDVFVPKENVLGEVNRGVKVLMEGLDLERLVLSAGPLGIMQAALDLVLPYTHVRKQFGTPIAHNQLIQGKLADMYTKLQASRAYTYSTARHIDNSASLSEVSIRTQDCAGAILYAAERATECALDAIQLMGGNGYINELPAGRLLRDAKLYEIGAGTSEIRRMVIGRAFNKEYA; this comes from the exons ATGGCTGCCGCATCCcgtcttccattcctcttccgcaGTACCTCCAGGTCCCTGGGGTCAATCAGGAAACCCCTCATACAGATCCCCGCATCACGGACATTCGCATCAAAACACCCCAAGGGCTTTGTGCCGCCCACTGAAGATGAGCTACTAGAGCTACGGGAACGTGTACAGGAATTTACCA GGCGTGAGATTACCGAGGAAGTAGCCGCAAAGACCGACGCTCAAAATGAGTTCCCAGCGGAGATGTGGAAGAAACttggtgatgctgg ATTCCTGGGTATCACTGCCAATGAGGATTATGGCGGCCTCGGAATGGGTTACCAGGCACACTGTATAGTTATGGAAGAGCTTAGTCGTGCATCAG GAAGTATTGCATTGTCGTACGCTGCGCATTCCCAGCTTTGCGTCAACCAACTCTCCTTGAATGGGTCACCGGAACAGAAGGAGCGGTTTTTGCCGGGACTCCTGTCCGGTGACAAGATTGGTGCTCTGGCTATGTCAGAACATTCCGCAGGCTCGGATGTTGTTAGTATGAAGACGACGGCTAAGGAGGTTGATGGTGGCTACGTGCTGAACGGGACCAAGATGTGGATTACGAAT GGTCCCGACGCTGATTTCATTGTTGTCTACGCCAAAACCGAGCCCCAGAAAGGCTCCAAGGGAATCACGGCATTCGTTGTCGAAAAGACATTTGACGGTTTCTCCTGCGCACGGAAACTCGACAAGCTTGGAATGCGCGGCTCAAACACCGGAGAGCTTATCTTTGAAGATGTGTTCGTCCCGAAGGAGAACGTCCTCGGCGAAGTAAACCGCGGTGTCAAGGTTCTCATGGAAGGTCTCGATCTGGAACGTCTAGTCCTCAGCGCTGGTCCCTTGGG TATCATGCAAGCTGCCCTTGATCTCGTCCTTCCCTATACTCATGTCCGCAAGCAATTTGGAACACCCATCGCCCATAATCAGTTGATCCAAGGTAAGCTGGCCGATATGTATACAAAGCTCCAGGCATCGCGCGCCTACACGTACTCTACGGCGCGGCACATTGATAACTCCGCGTCCTTGTCTGAGGTAAGCATCCGGACACAGGACTGTGCCGGTGCGATCCTGTATGCGGCGGAACGGGCGACGGAGTGTGCACTTGATGCAATCCAGCTGATGGGTGGCAATGGGTACATCAATGAGCTCCCCGCGGGACGGTTACTTCGCGATGCGAAGCTGTATGAGATCGGTGCTGGGACCAGCGAGATCAGACGGATGGTCATTGGACGGGCATTCAATAAAGAGTATGCATag
- a CDS encoding PET191 family protein (predicted protein) encodes MPNSCKDIRDALAQCLQESDCIMVQRHTPRECLSEPLVDTLPMRCQQLRKGYGECKRGLIDMRKRFRGNQPLAGASEMEGGKRNKPEQLYAGKPAFESVKEISGDEVQMDPEKTRGL; translated from the exons ATGCCGAACTCCTGCAAAGACATCC GCGATGCATTGGCCCAATGCCTCCAGGAATCCGACTGTATAATGGTCCAGCGCCACACGCCCCGTGAATGTTTGAGCGAGCCGCTAGTTGATACACTGCCCATGCGATGCCAACAGCTGCGGAAAGGGTACGGCGAGTGCAA GCGGGGTTTGATCGATATGCGCAAGCGATTCCGTGGAAACCAGCCACTCGCGGGTGCCAGCGAAATGGAAGGCGGGAAGCGGAACAAGCCTGAACAGTTATATGCTGGGAAGCCCGCCTTTGAGTCCGTCAAAGAGATCAGTGGGGATGAGGTCCAGATGGATCCGGAGAAGACAAGGGGCCTGTGA
- a CDS encoding putative 3-methylcrotonyl-CoA carboxylase, beta subunit (MccB) (3-Methylcrotonyl-CoA carboxylase, non-biotin containing subunit/Acetyl-CoA carboxylase carboxyl transferase, subunit beta) — protein sequence MRAPSPLLRSLSSKTSLSLPYSRRFLTPRFPITVTSKTSLRTVASYTHPHHASAISVLPTAVDTSSPDFKENAEQMKELVDRMSNLHSTISQGGPQKAKEKHIARGKMLPRDRVTALIDPGTSFLELSPLAGHEVYPGEDVPAGGIITGIGTVEGVTCMIVANDSTVKGGTYYPITVKKHLRAQAIAQENKLPCLYLVDSGGANLPHQADVFPDKEHFGRIFFNQARMSSMGIPQISVVMGPCTAGGAYVPAMSDETIIVEKQGTIFLAGPPLVKAATGEEVSAEDLGGGQLHSTISGVTDYLAVDDAHALILARRSVANLNYPKTSVPLKLDDSTIKEPLYDPAELNGIVGTNLRRQIPVHEVIARIVDGSEFAEFKRDYGTTLVTGFARIYGHQVGIVANNGILFSESSLKGAHFIELCAQRNIPLIFLQNISGFMVGADAEKGGIAKNGAKLVTAVACADVPKFTVVFGSSAGAGNYGMCGRAYSPRLMFMWPNAKIGVMGSEQLSSVMEAVGRTADPALKARIDHESEAIFSSARLWDDGVIPPAQTRRVLGLSLAASLGGRVDKDVQTRFGVFRM from the exons ATGCGCGCACCGTCTCCGCTCCTGCGGAGCTTGAGCTCCAAAACATCGCTATCGCTGCCTTACTCGCGACGATTTCTCACGCCTCGCTTTCCAATTACAGTCACCTCTAAAACTTCTCTCAGGACAGTTGCGAGCTATACGCATCCGCATCATGCCTCGGCCATATCGGTTCTGCCCACGGCGGTGGACACGTCCTCACCTGATTTCAAGGAGAATGCCGAGCAGATGAAGGAGCTCGTAGATCGGATGAGCAATCTACATAGCACCATCTCACAAGGCGGACcacaaaaagcaaaagaaaagcacaTTGCCAGAGGCAAAATGCTCCCTCGCGATCGGGTGACAGCCCTGATCGACCCCGGCACATCGTTCCTGGAGCTTTCCCCGTTGGCCGGCCACGAGGTGTACCCAGGCGAGGACGTTCCCGCCGGTGGCATTATTACTGGAATTGGAACCGTCGAAGGCGTTACATGTATGATCGTGGCAAATGACAGCACTGTCAAGGGAGGCACCTACTATCCCATCACGGTGAAGAAGCATCTCCGAGCGCAGGCAATCGCTCAAGAGAACAAACTCCCCTGCCTCTACCTCGTGGACTCCGGCGGTGCCAACCTCCCCCATCAGGCCGATGTATTCCCAGACAAGGAACACTTTGGccgcatcttcttcaaccaaGCCCGGATGAGCTCAATGGGCATCCCCCAGATCTCCGTGGTAATGGGCCCCTGCACAGCAGGAGGAGCCTACGTCCCAGCCATGAGCGACGAGACTATCATCGTCGAGAAACAAGGCACCATCTTCCTGGCGGGCCCTCCCCTCGTCAAAGCCGCCACAGGCGAAGAAGTCTCCGCCGAAGACCTAGGCGGCGGTCAACTGCACAGCACCATCTCCGGCGTAACAGACTACCTCGCCGTAGACGATGCCCAtgccctcatcctcgccCGCAGATCCGTCGCCAACCTCAACTACCCTAAAACCAGCGTGCCCCTCAAACTCGACGACAGCACCATCAAAGAACCCCTCTACGACCCCGCCGAATTGAACGGCATCGTCGGCACCAACCTCCGCCGCCAGATCCCCGTCCACGAAGTCATCGCCCGTATCGTCGACGGCAGTGAATTTGCCGAATTCAAACGCGACTACGGCACCACCCTCGTCACAGGCTTCGCCCGTATCTACGGCCACCAGGTCGGCATCGTCGCCAACAACggcatcctcttctccgagTCCTCCCTGAAGGGAGCCCACTTCATCGAGCTCTGCGCCCAGCGCAACATCcccctcatcttcctccagaACATCTCCGGCTTCATGGTCGGCGCCGACGCCGAGAAGGGCGGCATCGCCAAAAACGGCGCGAAGCTAGTGACCGCAGTAGCCTGCGCCGACGTACCCAAGTTCACCGTTGTCTTTGGCTCCAGCGCCGGTGCCGGCAACTACGGCATGTG cGGCCGTGCCTACTCCCCAAGGCTAATGTTCATGTGGCCCAACGCCAAAATCGGAGTAATGGGCTCCGAGCAACTCTCCTCGGTAATGGAAGCAGTCGGACGCACCGCAGACCCAGCCCTGAAAGCTCGCATCGACCACGAGTCCGAGGCGATTTTCTCGTCCGCCCGTCTCTGGGACGATGGGGTCATTCCGCCGGCGCAGACGAGACGCGTACTTGGATTGAGTTTGGCGGCGTCGTTGGGTGGACGGGTTGATAAGGATGTGCAGACGCGGTTTGGTGTTTTTAGGATGTAG
- a CDS encoding sterol esterase (triglyceride lipase-cholesterol esterase) yields MARVPVIGRLFWFEYLALFASLILVLLEWVIHIITFCLPETVIKFFYDRSKTIFNLFITPEDEGKRSKEERIATAVAQASDFVDICALFGYQTEEHIVQTGDGYLLGLHRLAYRRGEEKMRVNQGKGGVRKKVVFLHHGLMMCSEVWVCLSEEQRCLPFQLVERGYDVWFGNNRGNKYSKKSVRFSPGSNEFWDFSIDQFAFHDIPDSINYVLEVTGQPSLSYVGFSQGTAQAFATLSIHPLLNQKVDVFVALAPAMAPTGLPNHFVDSLMKASPNFLFLLFGRRSILSSTTMWQTVLYPPIFVQIIDKCLDGLFNWKCRNISRWQKLAGYLHLFSFTSTKSVVHWFQIIRHKNFQFYDDEVHAPFSIVASERFYKPVKYPTRNIKTPIVLLYGGNDSLVDINVMLKELPRGITAKIIPKYEHLDFLWATDVEQQVFSHVFEALEQYSGITQLEGAVTGLINGDAGHAIAV; encoded by the exons ATGGCGCGTGTCCCTGTGATTGGACGGCTGTTTTGGTTCGAGTATTTGGCTCTGTTTGCCTCTTTGATTTTGGTGCTGCTCGAATGGGTCATACATATTATTACATTTTGTCTTC CTGAAACGGTAATCAAGTTCTTCTACGACCGGTCGAAAACTATTTTCAACCTATTTATAACTCCTGAGGATGAAGGCAAGCGCAGTAAAGAAGAACGGATCGCCACCGCAGTCGCACAGGCCTCCGACTTCGTAGATATATGCGCTCTGTTCGGTTACCAGACTGAGGAGCATATTGTCCAGACCGGCGATGGCTACCTGCTCGGCCTCCACCGTTTGGCCTACCGGAGaggcgaggagaagatgcgcGTCaaccaagggaaagggggcGTTCGGAAGAAGgtcgtcttcctccaccatgGGCTCATGATGTGCAGTGAGGTTTGGGTGTGTTTGTCCGAAGAACAACGGTGTCTTCCCTTTCAATTAGTGGAAAGGGGCTATGACGTGTGGTTTGGAAACAATCGCGGCAACAAATACTCGAAAAAGTCCGTGCGGTTCTCGCCCGGATCTAACGAATTCTGGGACTTCTCCATCGATCAGTTTGCCTTTCACGATATCCCCGACAGCATTAATTATGTCTTGGAAGTCACGGGCCAGCCTTCTCTGTCGTATGTTGGATTCTCACAGGGCACCGCTCAAGCCTTTGCGACACTATCTATCCACCCGCTGCTGAACCAGAAGGTCGATGTTTTCGTGGCTCTTGCGCCCGCAATGGCGCCTACGGGCTTGCCAAACCATTTCGTCGACTCACTGATGAAGGCCTCGCcgaatttcttgttccttctcttcggcCGACGTAGCATCCTCAGTTCGACGACGATGTGGCAGACGGTCCTCTACCCGCCTATCTTCGTTCAGATCATCGACAAGTGTCTTGACGGGCTCTTCAATTGGAAATGCCGGAATATCAGTCGTTGGCAAAAGCTAGCGGGCTACCTACATCTATTCTCCTTCACCAGCACCAAATCCGTGGTTCACTGGTTTCAGATCATCCGACATAAGAACTTTCAATTCTACGATGACGAGGTCCACGCTCCGTTCAGCATTGTCGCTAGCGAGCGATTCTATAAGCCGGTCAAGTACCCTACCAGGAACATCAAGACGCCCATTGTGCTACTGTACGGGGGCAATGACAGCCTTGTAGACATTAACGTGATGCTGAAGGAGCTTCCTCGCGGGATCACAGCCAAGATCATCCCGAAGTACGAACACCTCGATTTCTTGTGGGCGACGGATGTCGAGCAACAGGTGTTCAGCCATGTCTTCGAGGCTCTTGAACAGTACAGTGGCATCACCCAGCTTGAGGGGGCGGTAACGGGCCTGATCAATGGAGATGCGGGACATGCGATCGCGGTTTAG
- a CDS encoding uncharacterized protein (predicted protein), whose protein sequence is MSDDEEYYDEYDEDIFWIEEPDPEIADDLAATAVYDALFFEDPSLEVEEYFSDWDDQSDDYYDEDPTAVRRQRAMGLWPNKYNIKEINDILTAKQKLSAPDGPIPKETLPETDIASFQGTVWKTPHDDNPPRKLYEPGDGEKVALLKNWREVFRSSHPAIGRVRMRKVGSDMAPPRVPVVTKRADTGSDDTSTASSLDSLRETDAGSDGFSKTTTPAESSLSPPLTVHSHRVIKSASDLPVNSKMLEHEFPIEAPETYDDPMGMEPESSDLQTAPMQEHEFSPKKPNSVTAPSTRTRKRKASDALDQPDADKNHTTTRSKRIASKKVGGTADAPAASGPVRRSTRNKAKN, encoded by the exons ATGTCTGATGACGAAGAGTACTATGATGAATACGACGAAGATATCTTCTGGATTGAGGAACCGGACCCCGAGATCGCT GATGACCTCGCCGCAACCGCAGTCTATgatgctctcttcttcgaggaTCCGTCACTCGAGGTAGAAGAATACTTCAGCGACTGGGACGACCAATCCGACGATTACTACGACGAAGACCCAACCGCCGTACGCCGCCAGCGAGCAATGGGCCTCTGGCCCAACAAATACAACATCAAAGAAATCAACGACATCCTCACCGCGAAGCAGAAACTTTCAGCCCCAGATGGACCCATACCCAAAGAGACCCTCCCCGAGACAGACATCGCATCGTTTCAGGGCACGGTATGGAAAACGCCCCACGACGACAATCCACCCCGCAAACTGTACGAACCcggtgatggagagaaggtaGCCCTCCTGAAGAATTGGCGCGAGGTATTCCGGTCGTCGCATCCTGCGATTGGACGGGTAAGGATGCGGAAAGTTGGCTCCGATATGGCACCTCCTCGAGTGCCGGTGGTGACTAAGAGGGCGGATACCGGTTCCGATGATACGTCTACTGCGTCGTCGTTGGACAGCCTTCGCGAGACTGATGCTGGATCTGATGGTTTCTCGAAAACTACCACTCCGGCTGAGTCGTCGCTCTCTCCGCCGTTGACGGTGCATTCGCATAGGGTGATCAAGTCAGCTTCTGATTTGCCAGTTAATTCTAAGATGCTCGAGCATGAGTTTCCTATTGAGGCGCCTGAGACGTACGATGATCCAATGGGAATGGAACCGGAGTCATCTGATCTGCAAACTGCACCAATGCAAGAGCATGAGTTTAGCCCAAAGAAACCTAATTCCGTAACCGCGCCATCTACCAGGACAAGGAAACGGAAGGCGTCCGATGCACTTGACCAACCGGACGCAGACAAAAATCATACTACCACCAGATCGAAGAGAATCGCATCAAAGAAAGTGGGTGGAACCGCAGACGCTCCAGCGGCGTCAGGCCCTGTACGGAGATCCACCAGAAACAAGGCTAAGAATTAG
- a CDS encoding putative DEAD box helicase involved in nonsense mediated decay (helicases) produces MKPSSHSSIPSDGSHHTQPKKPAARPAVPVNLDVRAYFAEGAPDNSQPWLLNPEIPSPDEIMGTGSETEFVDLLPNRIVGPWSSKNEYLKAHYELLREDAVAPLRDAVAYFREDPDIQDMNIVSIYEKVHIVGITFAQQGVATRIQFSTIRSGKNIVWEYSKRLRTGTIVALSPSDDSFRNKCVVAVVAARPLNGVKQHPPEIDIYFARSIDADFDPHQEWVMVEARDGYFESMRHTMTALQKMSRESSEFELSSSDRFPLAEQICLLHPNTDTPEYVKAGPVMDIQSAICPSGEEGKINILESWPRYPTGDLDATQWRALEQMLTKSLAVIQGPPGTGKTFVSVIALRILLSNMNPGDPPIIVASQTNHAVDQLLRHISRFERDYIRLGGRSSDPEIRKRTLFEVRQNEPSAAIQGGVLGQAQRRYNKYHHTIADLLQNFSAENDDVLLPPELFAKYGLLTATQCDLLAKGAKGWIRPNDEEDDNPLLAWLGEHVVPFEVHYSTETFGFEEDEIDLEYEQLKELEAEQGNEEEDRELLKGPFICLRERFCGQSTSAAEEASRKYLKEPDLWKVPVKARGGVYNTLRKLLKDKIRSKFQSLVTLNTNNCKDLRIGKWERDNHLLQDAKLIGMTTTGLSKYRALVSSLKPKVVLIEEAAEAIEAPIAAACFDSLQHMILVGDHQQLRGSCSVQDLQGEPFFLDISMFERLVNNGIQYETLRRQRRMAPEIRRLLEPLYGELHDHPSVLERPRVPGMGDFRSYFFSHNWPESNDSLSSKYNEKEAEMVVGFFMHLVLNGVAVKDITVLTFYNGQRKKLLKLFKGNSYLQGQYVNVVTVDSFQGEENEIVILSLVRSGRPTIGFLSIENRVCVALSRARTGFYMFGDSTALADADSLWWQVVTLMGGKNPKRRLGFYLPLTCTKHENVIYKKDPSEWDTAYGGCDLPCNERLGCGHRCSLPCHR; encoded by the exons ATGAAACCATCGAGTCACTCGAGTATTCCTAGTGATGGGTCGCACCACACGCAACCCAAGAAACCAGCAGCCCGCCCCGCTGTCCCAGTCAACCTGGATGTCAGAGCTTACTTCGCCGAGGGAGCCCCCGATAATTCTCAGCCGTGGCTTTTAAATCCAGAAATCCCATCACCTGATGAGATAATGGGAACTGGATCCGAGACTGAATTCGTTGATCTGCTGCCAAACCGGATCGTGGGCCCCTGGAGCTCGAAGAACGAGTATCTGAAAGCCCACTATGAGTTGCTTAGAGAAGACGCAGTCGCTCCTCTACGGGACGCCGTAGCATACTTTCGAGAGGATCCAGATATCCAAGACATGAATATTGTATCTATCTACGAGAAG GTACACATTGTAGGTATTACCTTTGCACAACAAGGTGTAGCGACTCGGATACAGTTTTCCACCATTAGATCGGGAAAGAATATAGTCTGGGAATACTCTAAGCGGTTAAGAACAGGTACCATTGTTGCACTTTCTCCATCAGATGATTCGTTCAGAAACAAAtgtgttgttgctgtcgtGGCAGCCCGGCCACTAAACGGTGTAaagcaacatcctccagAGATTGACATTTATTTCGCGCGGTCTATAGATGCAGATTTCGATCCTCACCAAGAATGGGTCATGGTTGAGGCTAGAGATGGCTACTTCGAGTCGATGAGACATACGATGACAGCTTTGCAGAAAATGAGCCGAGAAAG TTCTGAATTTGAACTTAGCAGTTCCGACAGGTTTCCACTCGCCGAACAAATCTGCTTACTCCATCCTAATACTGATACTCCCGAGTATGTCAAAGCAGGTCCAGTCATGGACATACAGTCCGCTATCTGTCcatctggagaagaaggcaaaattAATATCCTGGAAAGCTGGCCTAGATATCCAACAGGTGATCTGGATGCCACCCAATGGAGGGCTTTGGAGCAGATGCTTACAAAAAGTCTTGCCGTTATTCAAGGGCCGCCAGGAACCGGCAAAACATTCGTCTCTGTGATTGCGTTGAGGATTTTGCTGTCCAATATGAACCCAGGAGATCCACCTATAATCGTCGCCTCGCAGACAAACCATGCTGTAGATCAGCTCCTGAGGCACATTTCTCGGTTTGAGAGGGACTATATTCGCTTGGGAGGCAGAAGTAGTGACCCTGAGATTAGAAAGCGCACCCTATTTGAAGTCCGACAAAATGAACCCAGTGCTGCCATACAAGGCGGTGTTCTTGGACAGGCCCAAAGGCGATACAATAAATACCATCACACGATTGCTGATCTCTTGCAGAACTTCAGTGCTGAGAACGATGACGTTCTCCTTCCGCCTGAGCTTTTCGCAAAGTATGGCCTACTGACTGCAACACAATGTGACTTGCTCGCGAAGGGGGCAAAGGGCTGGATACGACccaacgacgaagaggatgataatCCCTTGCTAGCCTGGCTTGGAGAGCATGTGGTGCCATTCGAAGTGCACTACTCAACTGAGACCTTTggcttcgaagaagatgagattgatCTGGAGTATGAACAGCTCAAAGAACTAGAAGCCGAACAGGGcaatgaagaggaggaccGTGAACTTCTTAAAGGACCATTCATATGTCTTCGTGAAAGGTTCTGCGGACAAAGTACTTCGGCCGCTGAGGAAGCTAGCCGGAAGTATCTGAAGGAACCCGACCTGTGGAAAGTACCGGTCAAAGCACGTGGAGGAGTATACAATACTCTTCGAAAGCTGCTCAAAGATAAAATCAGGTCGAAGTTCCAAAGCTTGGTTACACTTAATACAAACAATTGCAAAGACCTCCGCATTGGAAAGTGGGAACGGGATaatcatctcctccaggaTGCCAAGTTGATTGGGATGACAACAACGGGCCTTAGCAAGTACCGAGCTCTAGTATCAAGCTTAAAACCAAAAGTTGTTCTGATAGAAGAAGCAGCCGAAGCCATTGAAGCACCGATAGCAGCTGCTTGCTTCGATTCTCTTCAACATATGATCCTTGTGGGAGATCACCAACAACTCAGGGGGAGTTGCTCGGTACAGGACCTTCAGGGCGAACCGTTCTTCCTGGATATCTCAATGTTTGAAAGACTTGTGAATAATGGGATTCAATACGAGACGCTTAGAAGACAGAGGCGGATGGCGCCAGAAATACGACGGTTGCTGGAGCCCCTTTACGGCGAGCTTCATGACCACCCGTCAGTACTTGAACGCCCCAGAGTGCCAGGAATGGGGGATTTCAGATCATACTTCTTTTCTCACAATTGGCCAGAAAGCAATGACAGCTTATCCTCGAAGTAcaatgagaaggaagcggAAATGGTTGTTGGATTCTTTATGCACCTGGTACTCAACGGCGTTGCGGTAAAGGACATAACGGTTCTGACATTCTATAAtggtcaaagaaaaaagctgCTGAAGCTATTCAAAGGGAACTCCTATCTTCAGGGTCAGTATGTGAATGTTGTGACAGTTGATTCgtttcaaggagaagaaaacgagaTAGTGATTCTATCACTTGTGAGGAGCGGCCGGCCTACTATCGGGTTTTTATCTATAGAGAATAGGGTCTGCGTTGCGCTTTCGCGTGCTAGGACTGGTTTTTATATGTTTGGAGACTCTACTGCGCTTGCTGATGCAGATTCCCTCTGGTGGCAAGTAGTCACCCTCATGGGGGGCAAGAACCCAAAACGAAGGCTTGGTTTTTATCTACCTTTAACATGCACCAAGCATGAAAACGTGATATACAAGAAAG ATCCCTCTGAGTGGGACACTGCCTATGGCGGATGTGATCTCCCATGTAACGAACGTCTAGGCTGCGGGCACAGATGTTCTCTACCATGCCATAGGTAA
- a CDS encoding putative RAS small monomeric GTPase (Rsr1) (Ras-related GTPase) yields the protein MTIVFEDPTTGIIDKEKKGDSKHSIDRVIPCFFFSSFFVFFHFLILIDCGVGKSCLTAQFVQNVWIESYDPTIEDSYRKQIEVDGRQCILEILDTAGTEQFSKSPCNGTASVLSTNTALAAMRELYMKQGQGFLLVFSITSMSSLNELSELREQIIRIKDDEKVPIVIVGNKSDLEEDRAVPRARAFALSQSWGNAPYYETSARRRANVNEVFIDLCRQIIRKDLQGNSKGRDEPPKRENSNRPDRKRERRQKSKRKGPCVIL from the exons ATGACTATTGTTTTTGAGGATCCAACCACCGGGATaatcgacaaggagaagaagggagacagCAAGCATTCCATAGATAGGGTCattccttgtttctttttttcttctttttttgttttctttcatttcttgaTTTTGATAGACT GTGGAGTGGGAAAGAGTTGTCTTACTG CTCAATTTGTCCAAAATGTGTGGATTGAGAGCTATGACCCGACGATCGAAGATTCATATCGCAAACAGATCGAGGTAGAC GGGCGACAATGCATTTTGGAAATTCTGGACACTGCAGGAACAGAACAATTCAGTAAGTCTCCCTGTAACGGTACGGCCTCGGTCTTGTCCACTAACACAGCCCTAGCTGCCATGAG AGAACTTTACATGAAACAGGGACAAGGGTTTCTCCTGGTATTTTCCATCACGAGCATGTCCTCGTTGAACGAGCTGTCCGAACTACGCGAACAGATCATCCGCATCAAAGATGACGAGAAAGTCCCCATCGTCATCGTAGGTAATAAATCCGACCTGGAGGAGGACCGCGCGGTGCCCCGTGCTCGCGCCTTCGCGCTCTCCCAGAGCTGGGGCAATGCCCCTTACTATGAGACATCGGCTCGCCGACGAGCCAACGTCAACGAGGTCTTCATTGACCTCTGCCGACAGATCATCCGAAAGGACCTGCAAGGCAACTCCAAGGGTCGCGACGAACCGCCCAAGCGGGAAAATTCGAATCGACCCGATCGCAAGCGAGAACGACGACAGAAGTCGAAGCGTAAAGGACCTTGTGTGATTCTATAA